In Romboutsia lituseburensis, a genomic segment contains:
- the accD gene encoding acetyl-CoA carboxylase, carboxyltransferase subunit beta, which yields MIKKFLSSNESSIKKITKDNKYVTVTLNNKFKENSVDDRFWIYCKGCKDHVFKKDIEENLNVCPKCNTHYKLKARDRVDLLIDKDSFKEFEFDLSIQDPLKFPDYIEKINSYKEKTNEEEGIICGLGTINNIRTVLCVMNPDFMMGSMGSIVGDKITYSIEYAADNNLPIIICTASGGARMQEGMISLMQMAKTSQALSKLEDKNLPYITILTDPTTGGVTASFAMLGDIILSEPNTLIGFAGPRVIEQTINQKLPKGFQTAEFLLEHGFIDIIVNRKNMKEMIFNILSLH from the coding sequence ATGATAAAAAAATTTTTATCTTCCAACGAATCGTCTATAAAAAAAATTACTAAAGATAACAAATACGTAACAGTAACTTTAAATAACAAATTTAAAGAAAACAGTGTAGATGATAGATTTTGGATTTATTGCAAGGGTTGTAAAGATCATGTATTTAAAAAAGATATAGAAGAGAATTTAAATGTATGTCCTAAGTGTAATACACATTATAAATTAAAAGCAAGGGATAGAGTAGATTTATTAATAGATAAAGATAGCTTTAAAGAGTTTGAATTTGATTTATCAATACAAGACCCTTTAAAATTCCCTGATTATATAGAGAAGATAAATTCATATAAAGAAAAAACTAATGAAGAAGAAGGCATAATCTGTGGATTAGGAACAATAAATAATATAAGAACTGTTTTGTGCGTAATGAACCCAGACTTTATGATGGGAAGCATGGGAAGTATAGTAGGAGATAAAATAACATATTCAATTGAATATGCTGCTGATAATAACTTACCTATAATAATTTGTACTGCTTCAGGTGGGGCTAGGATGCAAGAGGGAATGATTTCTTTAATGCAAATGGCCAAAACATCTCAAGCCTTAAGTAAGTTAGAGGATAAGAATTTACCATATATAACTATACTTACAGATCCAACTACAGGTGGTGTTACAGCAAGTTTTGCTATGCTTGGAGACATTATTTTATCAGAACCTAATACTTTAATAGGTTTTGCAGGTCCAAGGGTAATTGAACAGACTATTAATCAAAAATTACCAAAAGGCTTTCAAACAGCAGAGTTCTTATTAGAGCACGGATTTATAGATATTATTGTAAATAGAAAAAACATGAAAGAAATGATATTTAATATATTATCTCTTCATTAA
- a CDS encoding stage V sporulation protein S, with protein sequence MEVLKVSSKSNPNSVAGALAGVLREKGSAEIQAIGAGALNQAIKSVAIARGFVAPSGMDLVCIPAFTDIYIDGDQKTAIKLIVEPR encoded by the coding sequence ATGGAAGTTTTAAAAGTTTCATCAAAATCTAATCCAAATTCTGTAGCAGGAGCTTTAGCTGGAGTACTAAGAGAAAAGGGAAGTGCTGAAATACAAGCTATTGGCGCAGGAGCTCTTAATCAAGCTATTAAATCTGTAGCTATAGCTAGGGGATTTGTAGCACCTAGCGGAATGGATTTAGTTTGTATTCCTGCGTTTACAGATATTTACATTGATGGAGATCAAAAAACAGCAATAAAATTAATAGTAGAACCTAGATAA
- a CDS encoding OmpA family protein, translating to MINKYRRTINREFEKSSFWPTFTDMISTVLMVVMLMLFSVESITGSVEKDLAKEVDTSVKETLKESGLPVTVDETTGLVTFGEKTMFDVDSSELKPEAKEMLKIFIPKYVEAIYKDYGENISKIVVKGHTDDVGSYLYNLDLSQKRAFSVAQFIVGDEIGDYKYKERVLKDIEAIGRSEAELIKNKDGSIDRDSSRRVEIKYEISLDK from the coding sequence ATGATAAATAAGTACAGACGAACTATTAACCGAGAATTTGAGAAAAGTAGTTTTTGGCCTACTTTTACAGATATGATTTCAACTGTATTAATGGTTGTAATGCTCATGTTATTTAGCGTTGAGTCTATTACCGGTTCTGTAGAAAAAGATCTTGCTAAAGAAGTAGATACTTCTGTTAAAGAAACTCTAAAAGAAAGTGGCTTACCTGTTACCGTAGATGAAACTACAGGCTTAGTGACTTTCGGTGAGAAAACTATGTTTGATGTAGATAGCTCTGAGTTAAAACCAGAAGCTAAAGAAATGCTTAAAATATTCATTCCTAAGTACGTAGAAGCTATTTATAAAGATTACGGTGAAAATATATCTAAAATAGTAGTCAAAGGTCATACAGACGATGTAGGAAGCTATTTATATAATTTGGACCTTTCTCAAAAAAGAGCATTTAGTGTAGCTCAGTTTATTGTTGGAGATGAAATAGGAGACTATAAATATAAAGAAAGGGTTTTAAAAGATATTGAAGCAATTGGAAGATCTGAAGCTGAATTAATTAAGAATAAAGATGGAAGTATAGATAGAGATTCTTCACGAAGAGTTGAAATAAAGTATGAAATAAGTTTGGATAAGTAA
- the lexA gene encoding transcriptional repressor LexA, which produces MYFDLSSKQILILEFIKEQIALKGYPPSVRETCLAVGLKSTSTVHSHLNKLEKLGYIRRDPTKPRAIEVLDQNKYQPDYGHIPEILQLPLVGQITAGAPILAKQNIEEYISLPANLVKGTNNFVLKVKGDSMVNAGILNGDYVIVDKKHSASNSEIVAALIHKEYATVKRFEKDGDVITLKPENDFMEPIVLTSKDVEIIGIVTGVFRVL; this is translated from the coding sequence ATGTATTTCGACTTAAGTAGTAAGCAAATATTGATCCTGGAGTTTATAAAAGAACAAATCGCGTTAAAAGGATATCCGCCATCAGTAAGAGAGACTTGCTTAGCTGTAGGCTTAAAGTCTACATCTACAGTACATTCTCATTTAAATAAATTAGAAAAACTTGGATACATAAGAAGAGATCCAACTAAACCTAGAGCTATAGAGGTTTTAGATCAAAATAAGTATCAACCAGATTATGGACATATACCTGAAATTTTACAACTTCCATTAGTTGGTCAAATAACAGCAGGTGCTCCTATTTTAGCTAAACAAAATATCGAAGAATACATTTCTCTACCAGCGAACTTAGTAAAAGGAACAAATAACTTTGTTTTAAAAGTTAAAGGTGATAGTATGGTAAATGCAGGTATATTAAATGGTGACTATGTTATAGTAGATAAAAAGCATTCAGCTTCTAACTCTGAAATAGTAGCTGCACTTATACATAAAGAATACGCTACTGTTAAAAGATTTGAAAAAGATGGAGATGTTATAACTTTAAAACCAGAAAATGATTTTATGGAACCGATAGTTCTTACATCAAAAGATGTTGAAATTATAGGAATTGTAACAGGCGTATTTAGAGTATTATAA
- a CDS encoding DUF4829 domain-containing protein, with protein sequence MLIFTFCVTVKSEGFGPIEDAEQVVREYFLFKNDKNVDKLSNLLVTNDSLSSIEKQLKYLDKTSLIYIKEETNESILNAYLKNNELINPQNLKVYKVNYEISYNDRSPIHYKNGMYESWFFVVRKNNHSRWLIDINDVQ encoded by the coding sequence ATGCTAATATTTACATTCTGTGTGACAGTAAAATCTGAGGGATTTGGACCTATTGAAGATGCTGAACAAGTAGTTCGTGAGTATTTTTTATTTAAAAATGATAAAAATGTAGATAAACTATCTAATCTACTTGTTACAAATGATAGTTTATCCTCTATAGAAAAACAATTAAAGTATTTAGATAAAACTTCATTAATATATATAAAAGAAGAAACCAACGAAAGCATCTTAAATGCTTATCTTAAGAACAATGAATTAATTAATCCACAAAATTTAAAAGTTTATAAAGTTAATTATGAAATTTCATATAATGATCGTTCACCTATCCATTACAAAAATGGGATGTATGAATCTTGGTTTTTTGTAGTTCGTAAAAATAATCATTCAAGATGGCTAATTGATATTAATGATGTTCAATAA
- a CDS encoding acetyl-CoA carboxylase carboxyltransferase subunit alpha produces the protein MLINDIKNQIQNLEDDIKKLKLISTSNDIDLSDKINHLEQKLKELQNKACTKTPYEKVCISRDIKRPTTNDYIQRICSTFIELHGDRLYKDDPSIIGGIGKIDNFNVTIIGHQKGNDVHENIKRNFGMPHPEGYRKALRLMKQAEKFKRPIITFIDTPGAFCGLEAEQRGQGEAIAKNLLEMSKLSVPILCFVIGEGGSGGALGIGVGNEICMLEHSVYSVISPEGLSSILFKDPSKSKEASEVMKLTSHDLKNLKIIDKIIKEPFNGAQEDVDLISKKIKNFIVDRLSYYETLSEAEIISQRYNKFREIGRCL, from the coding sequence ATGCTTATTAACGATATAAAAAATCAAATACAAAATCTTGAAGATGATATAAAGAAGCTAAAATTAATCTCAACATCAAATGATATCGACTTAAGTGATAAAATCAATCATTTAGAACAAAAACTTAAAGAGCTTCAAAATAAAGCATGCACAAAAACGCCATATGAAAAGGTGTGCATAAGTAGAGATATAAAAAGACCAACAACAAATGATTATATACAAAGAATTTGTTCTACTTTCATAGAACTTCATGGAGATAGACTCTATAAAGACGATCCTTCGATAATAGGGGGTATCGGAAAAATTGATAATTTTAACGTTACAATCATAGGACACCAAAAAGGAAATGATGTACATGAAAATATAAAAAGAAATTTTGGGATGCCTCATCCAGAAGGTTATAGAAAAGCACTTAGACTTATGAAACAAGCAGAGAAGTTTAAAAGACCTATAATAACTTTTATAGATACACCTGGTGCTTTTTGTGGTTTAGAAGCAGAACAGCGTGGTCAAGGTGAAGCAATTGCTAAAAATTTACTAGAAATGAGCAAACTTTCTGTACCTATTCTCTGCTTTGTTATAGGAGAAGGGGGAAGTGGAGGAGCACTTGGAATTGGAGTAGGCAATGAAATTTGTATGCTAGAACACTCAGTTTATTCTGTAATTTCTCCAGAAGGGCTATCTAGTATACTTTTTAAAGATCCATCAAAATCTAAAGAAGCTAGTGAAGTCATGAAATTAACAAGTCATGATTTAAAAAACCTTAAAATTATTGATAAAATAATAAAAGAACCTTTTAATGGAGCACAAGAAGATGTTGATTTGATCTCTAAAAAAATTAAAAACTTTATTGTAGACAGACTTAGTTACTATGAAACTCTTAGTGAAGCTGAAATAATTTCTCAAAGATACAACAAATTCAGAGAAATTGGAAGATGTTTGTAA
- a CDS encoding H-type small acid-soluble spore protein, with translation MQLRRAAEIVNSKENDNTVVYYQNKPVTIVTVDNNIGTAYVKSVDENNRFEVNLEDLSENH, from the coding sequence ATGCAATTAAGAAGAGCTGCAGAAATAGTAAATTCTAAAGAAAATGATAATACAGTAGTTTATTACCAAAATAAGCCAGTAACTATAGTTACAGTTGATAATAATATAGGAACTGCATATGTAAAATCAGTTGATGAAAATAATAGATTTGAAGTGAATTTAGAAGATTTAAGCGAAAATCATTAA
- the deoD gene encoding purine-nucleoside phosphorylase — protein MSTPTPHNNAKLGDIAETVLLPGDPLRAKFIAETYLEDVVQYNTVRGMFGYTGYYKGKKISVQGSGMGIPSIGIYSYELIHFYGVKNLVRIGSAGAINENLKPHDVVIGMGACTDSRYAAQYDLPGTYAPIASYELMQKAIKKAKEQGTHVTVGNILSNDVFYSDAGLDNLAKWKKMGVLCVEMEAAGLYMNAARAGVNALAILTISDCPFTGEECSAHDRQVAFTKMMEIALELA, from the coding sequence ATGAGTACACCAACACCACATAATAATGCAAAATTAGGAGATATCGCAGAAACGGTATTACTTCCAGGAGATCCCCTAAGAGCTAAATTCATAGCTGAAACTTATCTAGAGGATGTAGTCCAATATAATACTGTAAGAGGTATGTTTGGATATACAGGTTATTATAAAGGTAAAAAAATATCTGTTCAAGGAAGTGGAATGGGAATACCTTCTATCGGAATTTATTCTTATGAATTAATACATTTTTATGGAGTTAAGAATTTAGTTAGAATAGGATCAGCAGGTGCTATAAATGAAAACTTAAAACCACATGATGTTGTTATAGGAATGGGAGCTTGCACAGATTCAAGATATGCTGCTCAATACGATTTACCAGGAACTTATGCTCCTATTGCTAGTTATGAATTAATGCAAAAAGCTATTAAAAAAGCAAAAGAGCAGGGAACTCATGTAACTGTAGGTAATATACTTTCAAATGATGTGTTTTACTCTGATGCAGGCTTAGATAATTTAGCTAAATGGAAAAAAATGGGTGTTCTTTGTGTAGAAATGGAAGCAGCTGGACTTTATATGAATGCAGCTAGAGCTGGCGTAAATGCTCTTGCTATACTTACAATATCAGATTGTCCTTTTACTGGAGAAGAATGTTCTGCTCATGATAGACAAGTAGCATTTACTAAAATGATGGAAATCGCATTAGAGTTAGCATAG
- the nhaA gene encoding Na+/H+ antiporter NhaA gives MRLLRNYKKPVKLEVLTSIFLILSTICALFMYNSPSKSTYEYIFEEIYITKNFSLHMFINDFLMAIFFLVAGLEIKHEILHGNLSSFKKASFPVIASLGGVIVPAIIFIAFNKNTPFISGFCIPISTDIAFAVGIFLIFSKKLNPSLKIFLLSLAVVDDLMSILAIGIVYSIDINLKFLIIAFIILITLIISNKVLNIKSIFYYLIAGLCMWYFVYLSGVHCTISGVLLAIAIPSDNNSGKSTLEKLQRILVPINSLIIIPLFAFANTGISFIYNIDISSANSLVYGIVLGLCIGKPLGIMLFSFIGCSLKITEKPSNISWTAVFLVSLIAGIGFTMSIFVSEIAFIHNLTLVNIAKMSILFSACISIISSIIAILIVDFKLKLKMKNHSAIVNKYYIS, from the coding sequence TTGAGATTATTAAGAAACTATAAAAAACCTGTAAAGTTAGAAGTTCTGACCAGTATTTTTTTAATTTTATCTACTATATGTGCTTTATTTATGTACAATAGTCCTTCAAAAAGTACTTATGAGTATATTTTTGAAGAAATTTATATTACTAAAAACTTTTCATTACATATGTTTATAAATGATTTTTTAATGGCAATATTTTTTTTAGTTGCAGGACTTGAGATAAAACATGAAATACTTCATGGAAACTTATCCTCGTTTAAAAAAGCTTCTTTCCCTGTTATAGCATCATTAGGTGGTGTTATCGTTCCCGCTATAATATTTATAGCTTTTAATAAGAATACACCTTTTATTAGTGGATTTTGTATTCCCATATCAACAGACATAGCATTTGCAGTTGGTATTTTTCTTATATTTTCAAAAAAGCTAAATCCTTCATTAAAAATATTTTTATTATCACTCGCTGTTGTTGATGATTTAATGTCTATACTTGCTATTGGTATTGTTTATTCTATAGACATAAATTTAAAATTTTTAATAATTGCTTTTATTATACTAATTACTCTTATAATTTCTAATAAAGTATTAAATATTAAAAGTATTTTTTATTATTTAATAGCTGGCTTATGTATGTGGTACTTTGTGTATTTAAGCGGAGTACACTGTACTATAAGTGGTGTTTTACTTGCTATTGCGATACCATCTGACAATAACTCAGGTAAAAGTACCCTTGAGAAGTTACAAAGAATTCTAGTTCCTATAAATAGTTTGATTATTATTCCGCTATTTGCTTTTGCAAACACAGGAATTTCATTTATTTATAATATTGATATATCATCTGCAAATTCCTTAGTATATGGTATAGTATTAGGTTTGTGTATAGGAAAACCTCTAGGCATTATGCTCTTTAGCTTTATAGGATGCTCTTTAAAAATAACTGAAAAACCATCGAATATAAGTTGGACGGCTGTATTTTTAGTATCACTGATTGCAGGTATAGGATTTACAATGTCTATATTTGTATCAGAAATTGCATTCATACATAATTTAACTTTAGTTAACATCGCTAAGATGTCTATATTATTTTCTGCATGCATATCTATAATATCTAGTATTATTGCAATACTTATAGTAGATTTTAAATTAAAATTAAAAATGAAAAATCATTCTGCTATTGTAAACAAATACTATATATCATAA
- the ymfI gene encoding elongation factor P 5-aminopentanone reductase: MSNKTVLITGASRGIGRATARLFAQNNYNVLINYNKSEKEAYSLLKELKDNGYSADIYKADVSNPFEVNLMVKHCIGTFGKIDVLINNAGIATARLFTDITYEEWNEMINTNLNSVFYTTQASLKYMISEHAGKIINISSIWGMVGGSLEVHYSTSKAAIIGMSKALAKELGPSNIQVNCIAPGAIQTDMLKNVSEEVLEGLKEETPLMRLGTPEDIANCALFLASDNASFITGQVISPNGGFVIV; this comes from the coding sequence ATGAGTAATAAAACAGTACTAATAACAGGTGCTTCTAGGGGGATTGGTAGAGCCACTGCTAGATTATTTGCACAAAATAATTATAATGTTTTGATAAACTATAATAAATCAGAAAAAGAGGCATATTCTCTTCTTAAAGAATTAAAAGATAATGGATATAGTGCAGATATTTACAAGGCTGATGTATCTAACCCTTTTGAAGTGAATTTAATGGTAAAACATTGCATAGGTACATTCGGTAAAATAGATGTTCTTATAAATAATGCTGGAATAGCTACAGCTAGATTATTTACAGATATAACATATGAAGAATGGAATGAGATGATAAACACTAATTTAAATAGTGTGTTTTATACAACACAAGCTTCTCTTAAATATATGATTAGTGAGCACGCTGGAAAGATAATTAATATATCTTCTATATGGGGAATGGTTGGAGGATCTTTAGAAGTTCATTACTCTACTTCTAAAGCTGCTATAATAGGAATGTCTAAAGCTCTAGCAAAGGAACTAGGTCCATCTAATATTCAAGTTAATTGTATCGCTCCAGGAGCAATTCAAACTGATATGTTAAAAAATGTTAGTGAAGAAGTTCTAGAGGGCTTAAAAGAAGAAACTCCTTTAATGAGATTAGGAACACCAGAAGATATTGCTAATTGTGCGCTATTTTTAGCTAGTGATAATGCAAGTTTTATAACTGGGCAAGTTATAAGCCCTAATGGCGGATTTGTAATAGTTTAA
- a CDS encoding tyrosine-type recombinase/integrase, producing the protein MSNSKALKIHNKSDKPDNIVIRDNNVIERCISIENSLPKFMKDYFIYLKGSVAVSTRLAYLVDIQFFCSYLVEMQELTSAKDIKDISLNEFNKIKARDVNLFLGDYCTRYYKQTSKNTLIFENNNRALARKKSSISTLFKFMYRNEQLDNNITDGFNPIKLPKPQPDAIKRLEIDEVAKMLDSVENGDGLTEKEKVYWKKTKLRDKAILALFVTYGLRLNELRELNISSFNFSRGEFKIYRKRGKEVLMPINHTCELVVKDYIYNERPQSELLNDEYKDALFLSLQNKRLTAKAIRQLVKKYTSISMDTSRDNGYSPHKLRATAATSLIQNGFSIYDVQNLLDHDNVTTTQLYAAHKKHVKRDIVNNFEWIDDESDLDSVDLLDEDIINLSKDK; encoded by the coding sequence GTGAGTAATTCTAAAGCTTTAAAAATACATAATAAGTCAGACAAACCAGACAATATTGTAATTCGAGATAATAACGTAATAGAAAGATGTATATCAATCGAAAATAGCCTTCCTAAATTTATGAAGGATTATTTTATTTATTTAAAAGGATCAGTTGCCGTGTCTACTCGTTTAGCATATTTAGTAGATATTCAATTTTTTTGTTCTTATTTAGTTGAGATGCAAGAACTAACAAGTGCAAAAGATATCAAGGATATTAGTTTAAATGAGTTTAATAAAATAAAAGCTAGAGACGTTAATTTATTTTTAGGGGATTATTGTACAAGATACTATAAACAAACTAGTAAGAATACGTTGATTTTTGAAAATAACAATAGAGCTTTAGCTAGAAAAAAATCATCTATCTCTACTCTATTTAAATTCATGTATAGGAACGAACAACTAGATAATAATATTACTGATGGTTTTAATCCAATAAAGCTTCCTAAGCCTCAACCAGACGCTATAAAGCGACTTGAAATAGATGAAGTTGCTAAGATGTTAGATTCCGTTGAAAATGGTGATGGCCTTACAGAAAAAGAAAAAGTTTATTGGAAAAAGACTAAACTTAGAGATAAGGCCATTTTAGCGCTATTTGTTACATATGGTCTTAGATTAAATGAGCTTCGAGAATTGAATATCTCTTCTTTTAATTTTTCTAGAGGTGAATTTAAAATTTATCGAAAAAGAGGTAAAGAAGTTTTAATGCCTATAAACCATACTTGTGAGTTAGTTGTTAAGGACTATATTTATAATGAAAGACCTCAAAGTGAACTATTAAATGATGAGTATAAGGATGCTCTATTTTTATCATTACAAAATAAAAGATTAACAGCAAAAGCCATTAGACAGTTGGTAAAAAAATATACATCTATCTCAATGGATACATCTAGAGATAATGGATATAGTCCTCATAAATTAAGAGCAACTGCGGCAACCTCTCTGATTCAAAATGGTTTTTCAATTTATGACGTTCAAAACTTATTAGATCACGATAATGTAACCACTACTCAATTATACGCTGCTCATAAAAAGCATGTTAAACGTGATATTGTAAATAACTTTGAGTGGATTGATGATGAAAGTGATTTAGATAGTGTCGATTTACTAGATGAAGATATAATTAATTTATCAAAAGATAAATAG
- a CDS encoding MotA/TolQ/ExbB proton channel family protein, with protein sequence MESFFINIITIVFLIITITYSILNIIANKKLYNYINDDLRKLDDDYKRSLIYNNIRTKYNLYLIENSYAEINITTFIEEICTGFRFKNRPILEKIKSIKNSSSTCILLGVLGTFVGLSLMLLTINTNDIINSLPATISSMQTAFITSICGIICSIIINILLNYNDCEQALVQLMLKCENLLTSEITHEKSQTIDSKIEDVKNTIKQISKSIESIEKFDQIAKDLHEFNDEFMDGIEALKNLLLGSQDSIKTFDQSVRKLDKQMNIMNIKFNKLFDKYDNQEDINKEILIDIKQTSKNIFESTENQFKIKEYIRNLSSTFALYERTAQDLLQKLVNHEKQITDTQSNLNNEQINLDETVKHLASVIAISTQDIEQKLNMIFDYIDIYKEAVTMASMQDDNHKRSEDEIYDIDDYGIDSIKKNSYQPNELVRSRKRTNPYLRKRVESKQNNRLENKSSNYLLGDDKHDK encoded by the coding sequence TTGGAAAGCTTTTTTATAAACATAATAACAATAGTATTTTTAATTATTACAATTACATATTCAATATTAAATATAATCGCAAATAAAAAATTATACAATTATATTAATGACGATTTGAGGAAGCTAGATGATGATTATAAGAGGAGTCTTATATATAACAATATAAGAACTAAATACAATTTATACTTAATTGAAAATTCTTATGCTGAAATAAACATAACTACATTTATTGAAGAAATCTGCACAGGTTTTAGATTTAAAAATAGACCTATATTAGAAAAAATTAAATCTATTAAAAATTCATCATCAACTTGTATATTGTTAGGTGTGCTAGGAACATTTGTAGGATTGTCTTTAATGTTACTTACTATAAATACTAATGATATAATAAATTCATTGCCAGCAACTATTAGTTCTATGCAAACAGCTTTTATTACTAGTATTTGTGGTATTATATGCTCTATAATTATAAATATTTTATTAAACTATAATGACTGTGAGCAAGCATTAGTTCAATTAATGTTAAAATGTGAAAATTTACTTACATCTGAAATAACTCATGAAAAGTCGCAAACAATAGATTCTAAAATTGAAGATGTAAAAAATACAATAAAACAAATTAGCAAGTCTATTGAATCTATCGAAAAATTTGATCAAATAGCTAAGGATTTACATGAATTCAATGATGAGTTTATGGATGGAATAGAAGCTCTTAAAAACTTACTATTAGGTTCGCAAGACTCTATAAAAACTTTTGATCAAAGTGTTCGAAAATTAGATAAGCAAATGAATATAATGAACATAAAATTTAATAAGCTATTTGATAAGTATGATAATCAAGAAGACATAAATAAAGAAATTTTAATAGATATAAAACAGACATCTAAAAATATATTTGAGTCTACTGAAAATCAATTTAAAATAAAAGAATACATAAGAAATCTATCATCTACATTTGCATTGTATGAAAGGACTGCTCAAGATTTATTACAAAAGTTAGTTAATCATGAAAAACAAATAACAGATACTCAATCAAATTTAAATAATGAACAAATAAACTTAGATGAGACTGTAAAACACTTAGCTTCTGTTATAGCAATCTCTACTCAAGATATAGAGCAAAAGCTAAATATGATATTTGATTATATAGATATTTATAAAGAAGCTGTTACAATGGCATCTATGCAAGATGATAACCATAAAAGATCTGAAGATGAAATTTACGATATAGATGATTACGGCATTGATTCTATCAAAAAAAATTCATATCAACCAAATGAATTAGTTAGAAGTAGAAAAAGAACAAATCCTTATTTAAGAAAGAGAGTAGAATCCAAACAAAATAATAGACTAGAAAACAAGTCATCAAATTATTTACTTGGAGATGATAAACATGATAAATAA
- the rluF gene encoding 23S rRNA pseudouridine(2604) synthase RluF, protein MRLNNYISSTGMCSRREADKLIQQRKVLINGKIAQIGQAVEPNDVVKVNGRKITPKKQHVYIALNKPVGITCTTERHIKDNIIDYINYPERIFPVGRLDKPSEGLIILTSDGTIVNKILRSENNHEKEYVVTVDRNITDKFITDMQNGVRIFNPVNNKYVITNKCKVTKVNNKTFKIILSQGLNRQIRRMCEVFGYNVTKLQRIRIMNLTVKGIAPGKWRKLTDKEIQSLIK, encoded by the coding sequence ATGAGATTAAATAACTATATTAGCTCTACAGGAATGTGCTCTAGGAGAGAGGCTGATAAGTTAATTCAGCAAAGAAAAGTTTTAATAAATGGTAAGATAGCTCAAATTGGACAAGCTGTTGAACCTAACGATGTTGTAAAGGTAAATGGAAGAAAAATAACACCTAAAAAACAACATGTTTACATAGCATTAAATAAACCTGTTGGAATTACCTGTACAACTGAAAGACATATAAAAGATAATATAATTGATTATATAAATTACCCAGAACGTATATTTCCAGTTGGTAGATTAGATAAACCATCAGAAGGATTAATAATATTAACTAGTGATGGAACTATAGTTAACAAAATACTAAGATCAGAAAATAACCATGAAAAAGAATATGTAGTTACTGTTGATAGAAATATAACTGATAAGTTTATAACTGATATGCAAAATGGTGTACGTATTTTTAATCCTGTAAATAATAAATATGTTATAACTAATAAATGTAAAGTAACTAAGGTAAATAATAAGACATTTAAAATCATATTATCTCAAGGTCTAAATAGACAAATTCGTAGAATGTGTGAAGTATTTGGATACAATGTTACAAAACTTCAAAGAATAAGAATAATGAATTTAACAGTTAAAGGAATAGCTCCTGGAAAATGGAGAAAGTTAACTGATAAAGAAATTCAATCTTTAATAAAATAA